TCATGAGCGCCGGCTCGGCGCTGATCTGGGTCGGCGGGACCTTCCACGGGGGCGGCACCAACACCTCCGACAGCAACCGCATCGGCCTGACGATCGGCCTCGACCTCGGTTTCCTGCGCCAGGAGGAGAACGCCTACCTCACCTACCCCGTCGAGGTCGTCAAGACGTTCGACGAGGACATCCAGCAGCTCCTCGGCTGGTCCGTGTGCGCTCCGGGCACCGGCTTCGTCGAGCACCAGGGCGTCATGGCCGACCCGATCTTCCTGCTCCAGGGTGAGGGTGCCGAGGTCACCAACTCGTTCGCGCAGTTCGACGACGCCCTCGCGCAGAAGGCCTGAGGGTGCCCATCGCGGTGGCCGTCGTCGGCCTCGGCGCCACGGGTCTGGCGATCGTCGAGGCGCTGGCCGCCCGCCGGGACTGCCAGCTCGTCGGGGCGCTCGACATCCGGCCCGACCTCAACGGGGTGGAGCTGTCCTCGCTCGTCGCGGGTGCTCCCGGCGTACCGGTCGTGTCGTCGACCGACGACCTGCCGGCGGCCGATGTCGCCGTGGTCGCGACGTCGTCGTGGATCGCCGGCGTCGAGCCCGTCCTCGTCGCCCTGGTCCGGCGAGGGATGAACGTGGTCTCGATCTGTGAGGAGCTGCGTGACCCGGCGGCGCGACACCCGGAGATCGTGGCCCGCCTGGACGCGGCCGCACGCGAGCACGGCGTCTCCGTCCTCGGCACCGGATGCAATCCCGGGATGCTCATGGACACGCTTCCCATCGTCCTGAGCGGCCTGACCACAGAGGTGGAGCGGATCTCGGTGCGCCGGACTGCCGACATGCGCCGCTACGGCGCGATCCTCCAGAAGTTCGGCCTCGGCCTTCCTCCCGTCGAGTTCGACGAACGCAGGGCGGCGGGAGAGGTCATGGGGCACGTCGGGTTCGACCAGAGCATCACGGCGCTGGCCCGCGGACTCGAGTGGACCCTCGACGAGGTCGAGGTCGAACCGGTCGAGCGCGACCTCGTCGCCGCGGCGGACCGGGTGGCCGACCACGTGACCGTGGCCGCGGGCACCGTCGCCAGCGTGGTGCACCGGGCCCGGGGGACCCGGGCGGGCGGGGCCGTGATCGAGCTCGTCACGCGCTTCGGGATCTTCGAGCCCGAGGACGACGTGCCACGGGGTGACCTGCTCACGATCGTCGGCCGCGAGCAGACCATCACGCTCAGCGCGCCCGACGGGTACGAGAGCTTCGCGTCGACCGTGGCGATGGCGGCCAATGCGGTCTCCGGTCTGGTCGAGGCGGCACCCGGCTTCCGCACCCTGCTCGACCTCCCGGTCTCCGCGCTCGCCAGCAAGGGGGCGCGTCGGGTCGGGTGACCCCTCACCAAGGCGCTGCTATCGTCTGACTTGTTCATATGACCCAGTCAGGTTCGGAGGCACCGTGGCCCACATCCCCACCGAAGTCCGCCGCCAGCAGTTCATCGACGCCGCGATCGAGGTCATCGCCCGCGACGGCGTCGACGGTGCGACGACACGGAAGATCGCGCAGGAGGCGGGTGCGCCGCTGGCGACCCTCCACTACTGCTTCCAGACCAAGGAGAACCTGCTCTGGGCGGTCTTCGAGTACCTCGCAGACACCATCCGCACGGAGCTGGAGGAGCGCGTTCCCCAGGGGCAGAGCACCGCGTCCATCGCCGAACAGGTGCTGACCGAGACCCTCCGCGCCGCCATCGACCGCCCTTCGGCCAACCGGGCCCAGCTCGAGATCTGGCTGTGGGCCGAGCGCAACGACCAGGAGGTCGCGCTCCGTCTCTAC
The genomic region above belongs to Nocardioides sp. QY071 and contains:
- a CDS encoding TetR family transcriptional regulator, which produces MAHIPTEVRRQQFIDAAIEVIARDGVDGATTRKIAQEAGAPLATLHYCFQTKENLLWAVFEYLADTIRTELEERVPQGQSTASIAEQVLTETLRAAIDRPSANRAQLEIWLWAERNDQEVALRLYDMYVEVWREQLKAAKAPLPDDEIESLARVVLALVDGLNNQLIAHGDEKLLRREIDTATAMLAAYLGRRRRRSA